One Deinococcus cellulosilyticus NBRC 106333 = KACC 11606 DNA segment encodes these proteins:
- a CDS encoding CBU_0592 family membrane protein, with protein MEQAIQIAGALMVLSAFILVQVKKMKPTSRTYLTLNFVGSGVLAIDALIMREWGFVLLEGVWALVSLWGLIRPSQAAAPVHD; from the coding sequence GTGGAACAGGCCATTCAGATTGCCGGAGCCCTGATGGTGCTCAGTGCCTTCATCCTGGTGCAGGTCAAGAAAATGAAACCCACCTCCCGAACCTACCTGACGCTCAACTTCGTGGGTTCAGGTGTTCTGGCTATTGACGCCCTGATCATGCGTGAATGGGGCTTTGTGTTGCTCGAAGGGGTGTGGGCCCTGGTCTCCCTGTGGGGACTTATCCGGCCCTCGCAGGCTGCAGCCCCTGTACATGATTGA
- the glmS gene encoding glutamine--fructose-6-phosphate transaminase (isomerizing): protein MCGIVGYVGPRDAQDVLISGLAKLEYRGYDSAGVAVRTDAGIEVRKRAGKLAILAGELEKEPLKGCLGIGHTRWATHGLPNDTNAHPHATEDGKLVIIHNGIIENYLHLKDALTARGHVFRSETDSEVLAHLIEEKYQGNLEVAVREALAEVRGAYGIVVTHIDHDEIVAARTVSPLVMGVGQGEMFLASDVPALLPYTRTMVFLHDGDMVVLSKDSYKITDLKGTPVQRDETLIDWDAEAAEKGGFDTYMLKEIYEQPQALTNTLIGRLHDETGEVNLDINLDPASFKRISIIACGTAFYAGLVGEYLIEQLARIPVEVDVASEYRYRSPLVSENTLAIVISQSGETIDTLEALREAKKQGARTLGVINAKGSSMTREVDDVLYIHAGPEIGVASTKAYTAMVSAMLMLALWLGRARGTLNEELGRELLQGARELPRLVEESLQPERVENIKRVAQKYHQARDYLFLGRGVNSPTAFEGALKLKEISYIHAEAYAAGEMKHGPIALIDQNLPVVVIATESFLLEKTISNIQEVKARSGKVIAVVSDGDTEAARHADDVIYVPRAAEMVSPVVNAVAMQLLAYFTATALDRDVDKPRNLAKSVTVE, encoded by the coding sequence ATGTGCGGAATCGTTGGTTATGTTGGTCCCCGTGATGCCCAGGACGTTCTGATTTCTGGTCTTGCAAAACTCGAATACCGTGGTTACGACAGTGCAGGTGTGGCTGTGCGCACAGATGCAGGCATTGAAGTGCGCAAACGTGCAGGCAAACTGGCCATTCTGGCCGGAGAGCTCGAAAAAGAGCCCCTGAAAGGTTGCCTGGGAATTGGGCACACCAGATGGGCCACCCACGGCCTGCCCAATGACACCAATGCCCACCCTCACGCCACCGAGGACGGCAAACTGGTGATCATCCACAACGGGATCATCGAGAACTACCTGCACCTGAAAGACGCCCTGACTGCCCGTGGGCACGTTTTCCGCAGCGAAACCGACAGCGAAGTCCTTGCTCACCTGATCGAAGAAAAGTACCAGGGCAACCTGGAAGTGGCCGTGCGTGAAGCCCTTGCCGAAGTGCGTGGAGCATACGGCATCGTGGTCACCCACATCGACCACGATGAAATCGTTGCTGCCCGCACTGTGAGCCCTCTGGTGATGGGGGTCGGCCAGGGTGAGATGTTCCTGGCCAGTGACGTGCCTGCCCTGCTGCCCTACACCCGCACCATGGTGTTCCTGCACGACGGGGACATGGTGGTCCTCAGCAAGGACAGTTACAAGATCACCGACCTGAAAGGCACCCCCGTTCAGCGCGATGAAACCCTGATCGACTGGGATGCCGAAGCCGCAGAAAAAGGTGGCTTTGACACCTACATGCTCAAGGAAATCTACGAGCAGCCCCAGGCCCTCACCAACACCCTGATTGGCCGCCTGCACGACGAGACTGGCGAGGTCAACCTCGACATCAACCTCGATCCTGCCAGCTTCAAGCGCATCTCCATCATCGCCTGCGGAACCGCATTTTATGCTGGTCTGGTCGGGGAATACCTCATTGAGCAACTCGCCCGCATCCCTGTGGAAGTGGATGTGGCCAGCGAGTACCGCTACCGCTCCCCCCTGGTCAGCGAAAACACCCTTGCCATCGTGATCTCCCAGTCCGGCGAGACCATCGACACCCTCGAAGCCCTGCGTGAAGCCAAGAAACAGGGGGCCAGAACCCTCGGGGTGATCAACGCCAAGGGCTCCAGCATGACCCGCGAAGTGGACGACGTGCTCTACATCCACGCCGGACCTGAAATCGGGGTGGCTTCCACCAAGGCCTACACCGCGATGGTCAGTGCCATGCTGATGCTCGCCCTGTGGCTCGGTCGTGCCCGGGGCACCCTCAATGAGGAACTGGGCCGCGAACTGCTGCAAGGTGCACGCGAATTGCCCCGTCTGGTCGAGGAATCCCTGCAACCTGAGCGTGTGGAGAACATCAAACGTGTGGCCCAGAAGTACCACCAGGCCCGCGATTACCTGTTCCTGGGCCGTGGTGTGAACTCTCCCACCGCTTTCGAAGGTGCCCTGAAGCTCAAAGAGATCAGTTACATCCACGCAGAAGCCTATGCAGCAGGGGAGATGAAGCACGGTCCCATTGCCCTGATCGACCAGAACCTGCCTGTGGTGGTCATCGCCACCGAAAGCTTCCTGCTGGAGAAAACCATCTCCAACATCCAGGAAGTCAAAGCCCGCAGCGGCAAAGTCATTGCCGTGGTCAGCGATGGGGACACCGAAGCTGCCCGTCACGCCGACGATGTGATTTACGTCCCCAGAGCCGCTGAAATGGTTTCTCCTGTGGTGAACGCCGTCGCCATGCAACTGCTGGCCTACTTCACGGCCACTGCACTGGACCGGGATGTGGACAAGCCCCGCAACCTCGCCAAGAGCGTGACTGTAGAGTAA
- a CDS encoding FmdB family zinc ribbon protein — protein sequence MPTYQYKNLNTGEVFEVTQRITEAAWTVHPESGEPVKRLISKPGIAFKGSGFYVTDSRPSSSSSEG from the coding sequence ATGCCCACATACCAGTACAAGAACCTGAACACCGGCGAAGTCTTCGAAGTCACCCAGCGCATCACAGAAGCAGCCTGGACCGTGCACCCCGAATCCGGGGAACCTGTCAAACGCCTGATCAGCAAACCAGGCATTGCCTTCAAAGGCTCCGGCTTCTACGTCACCGACAGCCGTCCCAGCAGCAGCAGCTCGGAGGGGTAA
- the pckA gene encoding phosphoenolpyruvate carboxykinase (ATP), with product MSTQDLSYLGAKNVTLHWNPGVAELYEAAVRLGEGHIVEGGPLLVETTPHTGRSPKDRFIVEDDNTRDRVWWGGFNTPISAEVFDNLLNKMIAHMDGKEMFVQNLFAGTDPDYHMPVRFITEMAYHSLFVRNMFVRPSKAELRNFEPSFTVINVPGFKANPEVDGTRTETFIIVNFTKRMILVGGTKYAGENKKGIFGVLNFELPDLGVMPMHCSANIGPAGDTALFFGLSGTGKTTLSADPKRALIGDDEHGWTDHGIFNFEGGCYAKVINLNPAAEPAIFKTTRMYGTVLENVVMRPDRTLDLDDGSITENTRSAYPITHIDNIAPGGRGTRPKNIVFLTADAYGVLPPISRLTREQMMYQFISGFTAKIPGTEQGVTEPVPTFSTCFGAPFMPRHPGVYAELLARRVEETGARVWLVNTGWSGGKYGQGKRMSISYTRNMINAALNGDLDDVEFVTEPFFNLSIPTRVPGVPKDILNPRDTWQDKTEYDRTARRLARMFRDNFKRFESGVSPEVAACMPVHEELV from the coding sequence ATGAGCACACAGGACCTGAGTTACTTGGGAGCAAAAAATGTCACGCTGCACTGGAATCCCGGTGTTGCCGAATTGTATGAAGCTGCGGTTCGTCTCGGAGAAGGCCACATTGTGGAAGGTGGCCCCCTGTTGGTGGAAACCACCCCGCACACTGGACGGAGCCCCAAAGACCGCTTCATCGTGGAAGACGACAACACCAGAGACAGAGTGTGGTGGGGCGGATTCAACACCCCCATCTCTGCAGAGGTCTTCGACAACCTGCTGAACAAAATGATCGCCCACATGGACGGCAAGGAAATGTTCGTGCAGAACCTGTTCGCAGGCACCGACCCTGATTACCACATGCCTGTGCGCTTCATCACCGAGATGGCCTACCACAGCCTGTTCGTGCGCAACATGTTCGTGCGGCCCTCCAAAGCCGAACTGCGCAACTTCGAACCCTCTTTCACCGTCATCAACGTCCCGGGCTTCAAAGCCAACCCTGAAGTGGATGGCACCCGCACCGAAACCTTCATCATCGTGAACTTCACGAAACGAATGATTCTGGTGGGCGGAACCAAATACGCCGGAGAAAACAAAAAAGGCATCTTCGGGGTGCTCAACTTCGAACTGCCCGACCTCGGCGTCATGCCCATGCACTGCTCTGCCAACATCGGACCTGCCGGAGACACCGCCCTGTTCTTCGGGCTCTCTGGGACAGGCAAAACCACCCTCTCCGCAGACCCCAAACGCGCCCTGATCGGCGACGACGAGCATGGATGGACCGACCACGGAATTTTCAACTTTGAAGGGGGATGCTACGCCAAGGTCATCAACCTGAACCCCGCTGCAGAACCCGCCATTTTCAAGACCACCCGCATGTACGGCACCGTGCTGGAAAACGTGGTGATGCGCCCGGATCGCACCCTTGACCTCGATGATGGCTCCATCACCGAGAACACCCGCAGTGCCTACCCCATCACCCACATCGACAACATCGCCCCTGGTGGACGCGGCACAAGGCCCAAGAACATTGTGTTCCTGACCGCCGATGCATATGGGGTCTTGCCCCCCATCTCCCGCCTGACCCGCGAGCAGATGATGTACCAGTTCATCTCTGGCTTCACTGCCAAGATCCCCGGAACCGAACAGGGCGTCACCGAGCCCGTCCCCACCTTCTCCACCTGCTTTGGTGCACCCTTCATGCCCCGTCACCCTGGTGTGTACGCAGAACTGCTGGCCCGCCGTGTGGAAGAAACCGGAGCCCGGGTCTGGCTGGTCAACACCGGATGGAGCGGAGGCAAGTACGGACAGGGCAAGCGCATGAGCATCTCCTACACCCGCAACATGATCAACGCTGCCCTGAACGGGGATCTGGACGATGTGGAGTTCGTCACCGAACCCTTCTTCAACCTCTCCATTCCCACCCGTGTCCCTGGTGTGCCCAAAGACATCCTGAATCCCAGAGACACCTGGCAGGACAAAACCGAATACGACCGGACCGCCCGCAGACTCGCCCGCATGTTCCGCGACAACTTCAAACGCTTCGAATCGGGCGTTTCACCAGAAGTTGCAGCCTGCATGCCAGTGCACGAGGAACTTGTCTGA
- a CDS encoding 3'-5' exonuclease, with protein sequence MNTELKNTDLKKKMLVIDVESTCWRGKVPAGMTSEVIELGYAILQEGEGVLEWGSFLISPRRSEISTFCTELTTISAETYVRESEKVVKREDLLAKLDDLTRRHGWHNFKSCQWGSWGDYDFKMLVKTFGEENLRKDNHTNIKKRHAAARGLEKALGMGQALTWEHLELHGTHHRGGDDAYNIARIARKVFGW encoded by the coding sequence ATGAACACAGAGCTGAAAAACACAGATCTGAAGAAAAAAATGCTGGTGATCGATGTGGAATCCACCTGCTGGCGGGGCAAAGTCCCCGCAGGCATGACCAGTGAGGTGATCGAACTGGGATACGCCATCTTGCAGGAAGGGGAGGGGGTGCTGGAGTGGGGGTCTTTCCTGATCTCTCCCCGGCGCAGTGAAATCAGCACATTCTGCACGGAACTGACCACCATCAGTGCTGAAACTTACGTGCGGGAGTCTGAAAAAGTGGTCAAGCGTGAAGACCTGCTCGCAAAACTCGATGACCTGACCCGCAGGCATGGCTGGCACAATTTCAAATCCTGCCAGTGGGGCTCATGGGGAGATTATGACTTCAAGATGCTGGTGAAGACGTTTGGAGAGGAAAACCTCCGAAAAGACAACCACACCAACATCAAGAAACGCCATGCTGCGGCCAGAGGTCTGGAAAAAGCCCTGGGCATGGGTCAGGCCCTGACCTGGGAGCACCTTGAGCTGCACGGCACCCACCATCGGGGCGGGGATGATGCCTACAACATCGCCCGGATTGCCCGGAAAGTGTTCGGGTGGTAA
- a CDS encoding RNA ligase (ATP) — MIWSVSKHLVSIKPHPNADALEIAKVGANQLVVRKGEMRDGDTVIFIPKDSMLPEIMQPAFPYAREGRVRSVQLRGEISMGIALSLNDISTFFGEDTRNLLELADFGEDISALLNIEKYEPQVPSHMQGEVDPVPIHVYYSQHDCNQYGTYRDELDFTERVVVTEKLHGSQGIYLFNRTEGEQWDIRVSSKGMLRKGLILKQSESNTYWQALKNSGLTEKVSTLQGNAIQVFTEVIPVQKGYNYGESRVTLRVFEVRVDGNILPYDSPELAAFRDLWVPVVYDGKFGKADLYALSKGKELVSGQALHIREGVVVRPYIDRKADDGEWLKLKVINPAYKETGEEFN, encoded by the coding sequence ATGATCTGGTCCGTATCCAAACACCTGGTGTCCATCAAACCCCACCCCAACGCAGACGCTCTGGAAATCGCCAAGGTTGGCGCAAACCAGCTGGTCGTGCGAAAAGGCGAGATGCGAGATGGAGACACGGTCATTTTCATTCCCAAGGACTCCATGCTCCCAGAGATCATGCAGCCTGCCTTTCCCTACGCCAGAGAAGGCCGGGTGCGCAGTGTGCAGCTGAGAGGGGAGATCTCGATGGGAATTGCACTCTCACTGAATGACATTTCCACGTTTTTTGGAGAGGACACCCGCAACCTGCTGGAACTTGCAGATTTCGGAGAAGACATCTCAGCGTTGCTGAACATTGAAAAATACGAGCCTCAGGTTCCCTCCCACATGCAGGGCGAGGTGGACCCCGTGCCAATACATGTGTACTACAGCCAGCACGACTGCAACCAGTACGGCACCTATCGGGACGAACTGGATTTCACAGAGCGGGTGGTGGTCACTGAAAAGCTGCACGGCTCACAGGGGATCTACCTGTTCAACCGCACCGAAGGTGAACAGTGGGACATCCGGGTGTCCTCCAAAGGCATGCTCCGCAAGGGCCTGATTCTCAAGCAATCTGAAAGCAACACCTACTGGCAGGCCCTCAAAAACTCTGGTCTGACCGAGAAGGTCAGCACCTTGCAGGGAAACGCCATCCAGGTTTTCACCGAGGTGATTCCCGTGCAGAAGGGCTACAACTACGGAGAGAGTCGGGTGACCCTGCGGGTGTTTGAGGTGCGCGTCGACGGGAACATCCTGCCCTATGACTCCCCCGAACTTGCAGCTTTCAGAGACCTCTGGGTCCCTGTGGTTTACGACGGCAAATTCGGCAAGGCCGACCTTTATGCGCTCAGCAAAGGAAAAGAACTGGTTTCTGGTCAGGCTTTGCACATCCGCGAGGGTGTGGTGGTGCGTCCTTACATTGACCGCAAGGCAGACGATGGGGAATGGCTGAAGCTGAAAGTGATCAACCCGGCCTATAAGGAGACCGGAGAAGAATTCAACTGA
- a CDS encoding YibE/F family protein: protein MRKLLILFFCLISWFASVGQAQASSGSGTQTLEGTITDLDPLTVKVGQNLLSLNNEGGVPVKLGDLVQVYQTLDPEGKTVYYLADFVRWPYLLALTLIFVLVAGVVGKGKGIRAVIGMFLSVGVILLMVIPLILAGWNPAVVALLGSTGILLFSVYFVHGLNWTTTAALIATILTAAVTVGLAAVSMHFTHLTGLMDEETMFLKQMGITDLRGLLLGGMIIGALGALVDSTIPQVAVVRELAHQHHGHNHPKPTWQDLFRASMRVGMDHIGSLVNTLVLAYAGSSLSLFVLFQAGNTTLKGAMNMEVVASAIVQSMVGSIGLILAVPLATFIACMAYHYDRLPAPKEGEGHHHHHH, encoded by the coding sequence ATGCGCAAGCTGCTGATCCTTTTCTTTTGCCTGATCTCCTGGTTTGCTTCTGTGGGTCAGGCGCAGGCTTCTTCAGGCTCTGGGACCCAGACCCTCGAAGGCACCATCACCGATCTGGACCCCCTGACTGTCAAAGTGGGGCAGAACCTTCTTTCCCTGAACAATGAAGGCGGAGTGCCCGTCAAACTTGGAGATCTGGTGCAGGTGTACCAGACCCTCGACCCGGAAGGCAAAACCGTTTACTACCTTGCGGATTTTGTGCGCTGGCCTTACCTGCTGGCCCTCACCCTGATTTTCGTGCTGGTTGCAGGGGTGGTGGGAAAAGGCAAGGGCATCCGGGCTGTGATCGGCATGTTTCTGTCGGTGGGGGTGATTCTTCTGATGGTCATTCCCCTGATCCTGGCTGGATGGAACCCTGCCGTGGTTGCCCTGCTGGGCAGCACTGGCATTCTGCTCTTCAGCGTGTACTTCGTGCACGGCCTGAACTGGACCACCACTGCTGCCCTGATTGCCACCATCCTGACCGCTGCCGTCACGGTGGGCCTTGCTGCTGTCTCCATGCACTTCACCCACCTCACAGGCCTGATGGATGAAGAGACCATGTTTCTGAAGCAGATGGGCATCACCGACCTGAGAGGGCTTTTGCTGGGTGGCATGATCATCGGGGCTCTGGGAGCACTGGTGGATTCGACCATTCCGCAGGTGGCAGTGGTGCGTGAGCTCGCCCACCAGCACCACGGACACAACCATCCGAAGCCCACCTGGCAGGACCTGTTCCGGGCCAGCATGCGGGTCGGAATGGACCACATTGGCAGCCTGGTGAACACCCTGGTTCTGGCTTACGCAGGAAGCAGCCTGTCCCTCTTTGTGCTTTTCCAGGCTGGTAACACCACCCTGAAAGGGGCAATGAACATGGAAGTGGTCGCCAGTGCCATTGTGCAGAGCATGGTGGGGTCCATTGGCCTGATCCTGGCAGTGCCTCTGGCCACCTTCATTGCCTGCATGGCCTACCATTACGACCGCCTGCCTGCTCCGAAAGAGGGAGAAGGCCACCACCATCACCACCATTGA
- a CDS encoding S1C family serine protease: protein MKLNGMRRITVTVAALVAVSLAGFWVGRFQAASPLVTSDEINTVEVTNKNLKALVRVIARIPKSQLQPGESPEEIGSGFFYKSNRIITNYHVVQYAESIQVELADGRIVTAKLDGIDPGIDIAILAVSGVQAPATVRFGTSKNLIIGQKLIIFGSPFGVKRFVSTGELAAVERTAPPADDIGQEVPNMLMTTAFLQRGNSGGPIMNSRGVVVGVADAMMASNTFAADGSIGLAIPIDLVKESIQDLEQIGISQRGSLGITMSNLGDLEPIIRKQAGITTTDGAVVEEVPAGSLGQRAGLRGAIRDNNRALVSLGDVIVAIDNQRVRDQYDVVRLVAAKRPGQKLTIKVWRNKKEVNLTATVVKRQR, encoded by the coding sequence TTGAAACTCAACGGAATGAGGCGCATCACCGTCACTGTGGCCGCACTGGTCGCCGTGAGCCTGGCAGGTTTCTGGGTTGGGCGGTTCCAGGCTGCCAGTCCCCTGGTCACCAGCGATGAAATCAACACGGTGGAGGTCACCAACAAAAACCTCAAGGCACTGGTGCGGGTCATTGCGCGCATTCCCAAATCCCAGCTGCAGCCCGGCGAATCTCCCGAGGAGATTGGCAGCGGTTTCTTCTACAAATCCAACCGCATCATCACCAACTACCATGTGGTGCAGTACGCCGAGAGCATCCAGGTGGAGCTCGCCGACGGGCGCATCGTCACGGCCAAACTGGATGGGATTGACCCCGGAATTGACATTGCCATCCTGGCGGTTTCAGGGGTGCAGGCTCCGGCCACCGTGCGCTTTGGGACCAGCAAGAACCTGATCATCGGGCAGAAACTGATCATCTTCGGTTCGCCTTTCGGGGTGAAGCGCTTTGTGAGCACCGGAGAACTTGCAGCCGTGGAACGCACTGCCCCACCTGCGGATGACATCGGTCAGGAGGTCCCCAACATGCTGATGACCACCGCATTCCTGCAAAGGGGCAACAGTGGAGGTCCCATCATGAACTCCAGAGGGGTCGTTGTCGGGGTTGCCGATGCCATGATGGCCTCCAACACCTTCGCAGCAGATGGCTCGATTGGTCTCGCAATTCCCATTGATCTGGTCAAGGAATCCATTCAGGACCTGGAGCAGATCGGCATCTCCCAGCGTGGCTCTCTGGGCATCACCATGAGCAACCTGGGAGACCTGGAGCCCATCATCCGCAAACAGGCAGGCATCACCACCACTGATGGTGCCGTGGTTGAAGAAGTCCCCGCAGGCTCACTGGGACAGCGTGCAGGTCTCAGAGGAGCCATCCGCGACAACAACCGCGCCCTGGTCTCCCTCGGAGATGTGATTGTTGCCATCGACAACCAGCGGGTCCGGGACCAGTACGACGTGGTGCGTCTGGTGGCCGCCAAACGCCCCGGTCAGAAGCTGACCATCAAGGTGTGGCGCAACAAGAAGGAAGTCAACCTGACTGCAACTGTGGTCAAGCGGCAGCGTTGA
- the glgC gene encoding glucose-1-phosphate adenylyltransferase, translating into MAKRVLGMILAGGQGTRLSPLTAKRSKPAVPFGSKYRIIDFALNNFINSGIFSIYVLTQFKAQSLTEHIQRGWRFGTFLSDYFITLVPAQMYRYEELGPVWYRGTADAVYQNLHLVQNYHADYVAVFSGDHIYKMNVAHMIEMHEDTRADITIAAYPMPVSQASRFGVMQVDERYRIIGFEEKPKEPKGLPDKPDTALTSMGNYIFSAKALEELLHEAEREGGYDFGKDIIPKAIRDGYHVQAYDFARNPIPGQTGPNTYWRDVGTLDAYFDASMDLVSAKPEFDLYNPEFPLRTAMEFSPPAKFVHEAGDRTGRSLNSLLAGGVIVSGGTVRESVVSRRVRVNSYAEVNRSVILDEVEIGRHCRIQNAIIDKNVHIPPGTQIGYDLELDRSRGFVITESGVVVVPKSYNFK; encoded by the coding sequence GTGGCGAAACGAGTATTAGGAATGATTCTGGCAGGCGGACAAGGCACACGACTCAGCCCCCTGACCGCCAAGAGGTCCAAGCCCGCAGTGCCCTTCGGCAGCAAATACCGCATCATTGACTTTGCGCTGAACAACTTCATCAACTCGGGCATCTTCAGCATTTACGTCCTGACCCAGTTCAAAGCCCAGTCGCTCACCGAGCACATCCAGCGCGGCTGGCGATTCGGCACCTTCCTCTCCGATTACTTCATCACCCTCGTTCCTGCCCAGATGTACCGCTACGAAGAACTTGGGCCCGTCTGGTACCGTGGCACCGCTGACGCTGTTTACCAGAACCTCCACCTCGTGCAGAACTACCACGCCGATTACGTGGCCGTGTTCTCCGGGGACCACATCTACAAGATGAATGTGGCCCACATGATCGAGATGCACGAGGACACCCGCGCAGACATCACCATCGCCGCCTACCCCATGCCGGTCAGTCAGGCCAGCCGTTTCGGGGTCATGCAGGTGGATGAGCGTTACCGCATCATTGGCTTTGAAGAGAAACCCAAAGAGCCCAAAGGCCTTCCCGACAAACCCGACACTGCCCTCACCAGCATGGGGAACTACATCTTCTCTGCCAAGGCCCTCGAAGAACTGCTCCACGAGGCCGAGCGTGAAGGTGGTTACGACTTCGGCAAGGACATCATCCCCAAGGCCATCAGAGATGGTTACCATGTGCAGGCCTACGACTTTGCCCGCAACCCCATCCCTGGCCAGACCGGACCCAACACCTACTGGCGCGATGTGGGAACCCTGGACGCCTACTTCGATGCCAGCATGGATCTGGTGAGCGCCAAACCCGAATTCGACCTGTACAACCCCGAATTCCCCCTGCGCACCGCCATGGAATTCAGCCCTCCTGCCAAATTTGTGCATGAGGCCGGAGACCGCACCGGACGCTCCCTGAACAGTTTGCTGGCCGGAGGTGTGATTGTCTCAGGAGGCACCGTGCGCGAGAGTGTGGTTTCCCGCCGCGTTCGCGTGAACAGTTATGCCGAGGTGAACCGCAGCGTGATCCTCGATGAGGTGGAGATCGGCAGGCACTGCCGCATCCAGAACGCCATCATCGACAAGAACGTGCACATCCCACCAGGAACCCAGATCGGGTACGACCTTGAGCTGGACCGCTCCAGAGGCTTTGTGATCACCGAAAGCGGAGTGGTGGTTGTGCCCAAGTCTTACAATTTCAAATAA